Proteins encoded by one window of Micromonospora coxensis:
- a CDS encoding sigma-70 family RNA polymerase sigma factor — MIPAPRDTSAGRHPAARGAAPDPATGWALAARDGDPTAQAAFVRATQVEVWRFAAALVDPDSADDLTQETYLRAFRALPGFQGRSSARTWLLGIARRACADHLRTVVRRRRLDERLAADAHTGRAHPDPAGQLDTADLVRRLPAERRGAFVLTQLLGLSYAEAAAVEGVPVGTIRSRVARARHDLVDAVHDAMAG; from the coding sequence GTGATCCCCGCCCCGCGTGACACCTCCGCCGGCCGCCACCCGGCGGCGCGCGGTGCTGCGCCGGACCCGGCGACCGGGTGGGCGCTGGCCGCCCGGGACGGCGATCCCACCGCTCAGGCGGCCTTCGTGCGGGCCACCCAGGTCGAGGTGTGGCGTTTCGCCGCCGCGCTGGTCGACCCGGACAGCGCCGACGACCTCACCCAGGAGACCTACCTGCGGGCGTTCCGGGCGCTGCCCGGCTTCCAGGGCCGCTCCAGCGCGCGCACCTGGCTGCTCGGCATCGCCCGCCGGGCCTGCGCCGACCACCTGCGCACCGTGGTCCGGCGGCGTCGGCTGGACGAACGCCTCGCCGCCGACGCGCACACCGGCCGGGCGCACCCCGACCCGGCCGGGCAGCTCGACACCGCCGACCTGGTCCGCCGGCTGCCCGCCGAGCGGCGCGGCGCGTTCGTCCTCACCCAGCTGCTCGGCCTGTCGTACGCCGAGGCCGCCGCCGTGGAGGGCGTGCCGGTCGGCACCATCCGCTCCCGGGTGGCCCGGGCCCGCCACGACCTGGTCGACGCCGTCCACGACGCGATGGCCGGCTGA
- a CDS encoding zf-HC2 domain-containing protein, producing the protein MNCDDVRAALSARLDGEDPQVPEAVLDAHTAACPGCRSWLARAEQVTRLTRVRAVQVPDLTARVLAAVAADPVLAGRAPAAVRAARRQVLRVAVGVAAVAQLAIALPVLLAGLGVAADPHVSREMASFDVALAVGFALAAWRPERARAFLPVALVLALCLAGTSVVDIANSTTALVHEIGHLAAVVQAGLLWALGRVGGEPGRHWSGAVVAGRG; encoded by the coding sequence ATGAACTGCGACGACGTACGCGCGGCGCTGTCGGCGCGGCTGGACGGCGAGGACCCGCAGGTCCCGGAGGCGGTGCTGGACGCGCACACGGCGGCCTGCCCCGGCTGCCGCTCCTGGCTGGCCCGCGCCGAGCAGGTGACCCGGCTCACCCGGGTACGCGCCGTGCAGGTGCCCGACCTGACCGCCCGGGTGCTGGCGGCGGTGGCCGCCGACCCGGTGCTGGCCGGGCGCGCCCCGGCGGCGGTGCGCGCCGCACGTCGTCAGGTGCTGCGGGTGGCCGTGGGAGTGGCCGCCGTGGCGCAGCTCGCCATCGCCCTGCCGGTGCTGCTCGCCGGGCTGGGGGTGGCCGCCGACCCGCACGTCAGCCGGGAGATGGCCTCGTTCGACGTGGCGCTCGCGGTGGGCTTCGCGCTGGCCGCCTGGCGGCCGGAACGGGCCCGGGCGTTCCTGCCGGTGGCGCTGGTGCTGGCGCTCTGCCTGGCCGGCACCAGCGTGGTGGACATCGCCAATTCGACGACCGCGCTGGTGCACGAGATCGGCCACCTGGCCGCCGTGGTGCAGGCGGGCCTGCTGTGGGCGCTGGGCCGGGTCGGCGGGGAACCGGGCCGGCACTGGTCGGGCGCGGTCGTGGCGGGACGCGGGTGA
- a CDS encoding copper resistance CopC/CopD family protein — MAVMNVVDRRWSVRLGATAGLLVALVALLLVPATPASAHAVLVSSSPVASAVVPEAPAEVVLTFSESVRKVTGKIRVIAPDGSRADRGEPTFEGAVVTVPVDRAGPRGTYLVSYRVISADSHPVSGAFTYSVGAPSPPPTDSGADSRANPVVETGVKVVKYLGYVGLLLVTGAALVLTALWPQRLSRRGPARVLWAGAVLLAVATVAELWLQVPYTAGGGPFAVTGAGFGEVLGSTYGTAHLVRLGLLVAAVFLLRPLTRGQVDRSDGIILTVLGAAALLTWPLSGHAAASPAPAVSVLVDAVHLGSMAVWLGGLVMLAGFLLRRADERELGAILPIWSRWAALAVAALLLAGTVQALIEVGGLAALLDTTYGRLLLAKIALFALVVGVAAYSRALVRRRTAAGRPTPVRRAVWVELAITAVVLGVSATLVQTTPARVAAAEVAGTTNGTFSATLTSPIYSLEVQLDPAERGNNSLHLYAYTKDNRPQPVAEWKATAALPSAGIEPIEIPLLPLTDNHATGEVTFPAAGEWQLRLTVRTSDIDQATVTATVPIK, encoded by the coding sequence ATGGCCGTCATGAACGTCGTCGATCGTCGCTGGTCCGTCCGGCTCGGCGCCACCGCCGGCCTCCTGGTCGCCCTCGTCGCGTTGCTGCTCGTCCCGGCGACACCGGCGAGCGCCCACGCCGTGCTGGTGAGCAGCAGCCCGGTCGCCTCGGCCGTGGTGCCGGAGGCGCCGGCCGAGGTGGTGCTGACCTTCAGCGAGTCCGTCCGCAAGGTCACCGGCAAGATCCGGGTGATCGCCCCGGACGGCTCCCGCGCCGACCGGGGCGAGCCGACCTTCGAGGGCGCGGTGGTGACCGTCCCGGTGGACCGGGCCGGGCCGCGCGGCACCTATCTGGTCAGCTACCGGGTGATCTCCGCCGACAGCCACCCGGTCTCCGGCGCGTTCACCTACTCCGTCGGCGCGCCGTCGCCGCCGCCGACCGACTCCGGCGCGGACAGTCGCGCCAACCCGGTGGTGGAGACCGGGGTGAAGGTGGTCAAGTACCTCGGCTACGTGGGGCTGCTGCTGGTGACCGGCGCGGCCCTGGTGCTCACCGCCCTCTGGCCGCAGCGGCTCTCCCGCCGGGGCCCGGCCCGGGTGCTCTGGGCCGGCGCCGTCCTGCTCGCCGTCGCCACCGTGGCCGAGCTGTGGTTGCAGGTGCCGTACACGGCCGGGGGCGGGCCGTTCGCCGTCACCGGCGCGGGCTTCGGTGAGGTGCTGGGCAGCACGTACGGCACCGCGCACCTGGTCCGGCTGGGGTTGCTCGTGGCGGCGGTGTTCCTGCTGCGCCCGCTGACCCGGGGGCAGGTGGACCGCTCGGACGGGATCATCCTGACCGTGCTCGGCGCGGCGGCGCTGCTGACCTGGCCGCTGTCCGGGCACGCGGCGGCCTCGCCCGCGCCGGCCGTCTCGGTGCTGGTCGACGCGGTGCACCTGGGCAGCATGGCGGTCTGGCTGGGCGGGCTGGTGATGCTCGCCGGGTTCCTGCTGCGCCGCGCCGACGAGCGGGAGCTGGGGGCGATCCTGCCGATCTGGTCGCGCTGGGCGGCGCTGGCGGTGGCGGCGCTGCTGCTGGCCGGCACCGTGCAGGCGCTGATCGAGGTGGGTGGCCTCGCCGCGCTCCTCGACACCACGTACGGGCGGCTGCTGCTCGCGAAGATCGCGCTGTTCGCGCTGGTGGTCGGGGTGGCGGCGTACTCGCGGGCGCTGGTGCGCCGGCGCACCGCCGCCGGTCGGCCGACGCCGGTGCGGCGGGCGGTCTGGGTCGAGCTGGCGATCACCGCGGTGGTGCTCGGGGTCTCCGCCACCCTGGTGCAGACCACCCCGGCCCGGGTCGCCGCCGCCGAGGTGGCCGGTACCACCAACGGCACCTTCTCCGCCACGCTGACCAGCCCGATCTACTCGCTCGAGGTGCAGCTGGACCCGGCCGAGCGGGGCAACAACTCGCTGCACCTGTACGCGTACACGAAGGACAACCGGCCGCAGCCGGTGGCCGAGTGGAAGGCCACCGCCGCGCTGCCGTCGGCGGGGATCGAACCGATCGAGATCCCGCTGCTGCCGCTGACCGACAACCACGCGACCGGGGAGGTCACCTTCCCGGCGGCCGGTGAGTGGCAGCTGCGGCTCACCGTCCGCACGTCCGACATCGACCAGGCCACGGTGACCGCCACCGTGCCGATCAAGTAG
- a CDS encoding YcnI family copper-binding membrane protein, producing the protein MLRLRRTATAAAVVFTVATTAVLGVAGPASAHVSVNPKEATQGGYGRFAFRVPNESDTASTTKVEVVLPENAPVGSVSTMPVPGWTVAVEKRKVDPPVEVHGSQLTEVVSKLTWTASGDAAVKPGQFQEFPVSMGPLPQVDRMVFKSLQTYSDGNVVRWIEEPTPGAEEPEKPAPVLTLTPASAAPSAAPAGQVEADDDDDDSDGAATGLGVAGLVAGLAGLLLGGLALARTRREAAPKA; encoded by the coding sequence ATGCTCCGTCTCCGGCGTACCGCAACCGCCGCCGCTGTCGTGTTCACCGTCGCCACCACGGCCGTGCTCGGCGTCGCCGGGCCCGCCTCGGCGCACGTGTCGGTCAACCCGAAGGAGGCGACCCAGGGCGGCTACGGCCGCTTCGCCTTCCGGGTCCCCAACGAGAGCGACACCGCCTCGACCACCAAGGTCGAGGTGGTGCTGCCGGAGAACGCCCCGGTCGGTTCGGTCTCGACGATGCCGGTGCCGGGGTGGACGGTCGCGGTGGAGAAGCGCAAGGTCGACCCGCCGGTGGAGGTGCACGGCAGCCAGCTCACCGAGGTGGTGTCGAAGCTGACCTGGACGGCCAGCGGCGACGCGGCGGTCAAGCCGGGCCAGTTCCAGGAGTTCCCGGTGTCGATGGGGCCGCTGCCGCAGGTCGACCGGATGGTCTTCAAGTCGTTGCAGACGTACTCCGACGGCAACGTGGTGCGCTGGATCGAGGAGCCGACCCCGGGTGCGGAGGAGCCGGAGAAGCCGGCCCCCGTCCTCACCCTCACCCCGGCGTCGGCCGCGCCGTCGGCCGCCCCGGCCGGGCAGGTCGAGGCCGACGATGACGACGACGACTCCGACGGCGCGGCGACCGGGCTGGGCGTCGCCGGCCTGGTGGCCGGGCTGGCCGGCCTGCTCCTGGGTGGACTCGCCCTGGCCCGGACCCGCCGGGAGGCCGCACCGAAGGCGTGA
- a CDS encoding glycosyltransferase 87 family protein gives MPAESVAPPAVTADDRRSRTVRRVATVLALAAVLPALYLPGMVHDFFDLKIYMRAMDWWAAGHPLYDYVQPDRVQGALYFTYPPFSALLLRPFAVLPLGLTIAVFTVLTGIAVIYTTRWLLTPVIARHDLPRVFTLTVAVLLVFAVESTRETITFGQINMLLVVLVLADLLFAVPQARRWAGVAVGLATALKLFPGIFIVYLLVTRRWRAAAVAAVTAAVATLLAAAVAPRDSWRFWTHELWATDRVGRTDYTGNQSLFGLLSRIDAPAEPNRLLWLALVAVVAGYGLWRAARAARAGDELTGLTLTGLVGGLISPITWTHHIYWFIPAVVVLVDAALDADRDDAGGARRRRRLLALAVGTGVVIVYGVVSFYDWGVAPARTDTPWEFLLRNAYVLLALLLLVTLPVRRTTRPARG, from the coding sequence GTGCCAGCCGAATCCGTCGCGCCACCCGCCGTCACCGCAGACGACCGGAGGAGCCGTACGGTCCGCCGGGTCGCCACGGTGCTGGCGCTGGCGGCCGTGCTGCCGGCGCTCTACCTGCCCGGCATGGTGCACGACTTCTTCGACCTGAAGATCTACATGCGGGCGATGGACTGGTGGGCGGCCGGGCACCCGCTCTACGACTACGTGCAGCCGGACCGGGTGCAGGGCGCGCTCTACTTCACCTACCCGCCGTTCAGCGCGCTGCTGCTGCGGCCGTTCGCGGTGCTGCCGCTCGGGCTGACCATCGCGGTCTTCACCGTCCTCACCGGCATCGCGGTGATCTACACCACCCGCTGGCTGCTCACCCCGGTGATCGCGCGGCACGACCTGCCCCGGGTGTTCACCCTCACCGTGGCGGTGCTGCTGGTCTTCGCGGTCGAGAGCACCCGGGAGACCATCACCTTCGGCCAGATCAACATGCTGCTGGTGGTGCTGGTCCTGGCCGACCTGCTCTTCGCCGTGCCGCAGGCGCGGCGCTGGGCCGGGGTGGCCGTCGGGCTCGCCACGGCGCTCAAGCTCTTCCCGGGCATCTTCATCGTCTACCTGCTGGTGACCCGGCGGTGGCGGGCCGCGGCGGTGGCCGCGGTGACGGCGGCGGTGGCGACGCTGCTCGCGGCGGCGGTGGCGCCCCGGGACTCCTGGCGGTTCTGGACCCACGAACTCTGGGCGACCGACCGGGTCGGCCGCACCGACTACACCGGCAACCAGTCGTTGTTCGGCCTGCTCAGCCGGATCGACGCGCCGGCCGAGCCGAACCGGCTGCTCTGGCTGGCGCTGGTCGCGGTCGTCGCCGGGTACGGCCTGTGGCGGGCGGCCCGGGCGGCGCGGGCCGGCGACGAACTGACCGGGCTCACCCTCACCGGCCTGGTCGGCGGGCTGATCAGCCCGATCACCTGGACCCACCACATCTACTGGTTCATCCCGGCGGTGGTGGTGCTGGTGGACGCCGCGCTCGACGCCGACCGGGACGACGCCGGCGGAGCCCGGCGACGGCGCCGACTGCTCGCGCTCGCGGTCGGCACGGGCGTGGTGATCGTGTACGGGGTGGTGTCCTTCTACGACTGGGGTGTGGCGCCGGCGCGTACCGACACCCCGTGGGAGTTCCTGCTGCGCAACGCGTACGTGCTGCTGGCGCTGCTGCTGCTGGTGACCCTGCCGGTGCGGCGGACGACCCGGCCGGCACGCGGATAA
- the orn gene encoding oligoribonuclease: protein MADLLVWIDCEMTGLDLGRDALIEVAALVTDPDLNVLGEGVDVVIHADEAALEAMPEIVRTMHGKSGLTEEVRRSTVTLAEAEDMVLEYVTSHVKDPRTAPLCGNSIATDRGFITRDMPRLDAHLHYRMIDVSSIKELCRRWYPRVYFGQPQKGLAHRALADIRESIRELEYYRRTIFVPLPGPDVDSAKAIAAQL from the coding sequence GTGGCTGACCTTCTCGTCTGGATCGACTGTGAGATGACCGGGCTCGATCTCGGCAGGGACGCGCTGATCGAGGTCGCCGCGCTCGTCACCGACCCCGACCTCAACGTGCTCGGCGAGGGGGTCGACGTGGTCATCCACGCCGACGAGGCGGCCCTGGAGGCGATGCCGGAGATCGTGCGCACGATGCACGGCAAGTCCGGGCTCACCGAGGAGGTGCGCCGCTCGACGGTCACCCTCGCGGAGGCGGAGGACATGGTGCTGGAGTACGTCACCAGCCACGTCAAGGACCCGCGGACCGCCCCGCTGTGCGGCAACTCGATCGCCACCGACCGGGGCTTCATCACCCGGGACATGCCGCGCCTCGACGCCCACCTGCACTACCGCATGATCGACGTCTCCTCGATCAAGGAGCTGTGCCGGCGCTGGTACCCCCGGGTGTACTTCGGCCAGCCGCAGAAGGGGCTGGCCCACCGGGCCCTCGCCGACATCCGGGAGAGCATCCGGGAGCTGGAGTACTACCGACGCACCATCTTCGTGCCGCTGCCCGGACCGGACGTGGACAGCGCGAAGGCGATCGCCGCCCAGCTGTAG